The following are from one region of the Haloactinomyces albus genome:
- a CDS encoding acyl-CoA dehydrogenase: MNPSFETYQLADEHNALREAVRAMAEKEIAPYAAECDEQERFPREAFEALVKSGFAAVHVPDSYGGQGADSVATCIVIEEVARVCGSSSLIPAVNKLGTMPILLSASEELKQQVMPSIASGAAMASYALSEREAGSDAASMKTRARQDGDNWVLNGTKCWITNGGESSWYTVMAVTDPDQGANGISAFVVHADDPGFEVGGKEKKLGIKGSPTAEIHFNDCTIPGDRIIGEPGTGFKTALRTLDHTRPTIGAQALGIAQGALDAAVDYVKERKQFGTAIADFQGVQFMLADMAMKIEAARHMVYVSAARAERGEGELGFISAAAKCYASDVAMEVTTNAVQLFGGAGYTRDFPVERMMRDAKITQIYEGTNQIQRMVMARTLLK, from the coding sequence GTGAATCCCAGCTTCGAGACCTACCAGTTGGCCGACGAGCACAATGCCCTGCGCGAGGCGGTGCGGGCGATGGCCGAAAAGGAGATCGCCCCCTACGCCGCCGAGTGCGACGAGCAGGAACGCTTCCCGCGCGAGGCCTTCGAGGCACTGGTCAAGTCCGGTTTCGCGGCGGTGCACGTCCCCGATTCCTACGGCGGCCAGGGTGCGGACTCGGTGGCGACCTGCATCGTCATCGAGGAGGTCGCCCGCGTGTGCGGTTCCTCGTCACTGATCCCGGCGGTCAACAAGCTCGGCACCATGCCGATCCTGCTGTCGGCCTCCGAGGAGCTCAAGCAGCAGGTGATGCCCTCGATCGCCTCCGGTGCTGCGATGGCCTCCTACGCCCTGTCCGAACGCGAGGCGGGCTCGGACGCGGCCTCGATGAAAACCCGCGCCCGGCAAGACGGCGACAACTGGGTACTCAACGGCACCAAGTGCTGGATCACCAACGGCGGAGAATCGAGCTGGTACACGGTCATGGCCGTGACCGACCCCGACCAGGGAGCCAACGGCATCAGCGCCTTCGTCGTGCACGCCGACGACCCGGGTTTCGAGGTCGGCGGCAAGGAGAAGAAGCTGGGCATCAAGGGGTCGCCGACTGCCGAAATCCACTTCAACGACTGCACCATCCCCGGCGACCGCATCATCGGCGAACCGGGCACCGGATTCAAAACGGCCCTGCGCACCCTGGATCACACCCGCCCCACCATCGGTGCGCAGGCCCTGGGCATCGCCCAGGGTGCACTGGATGCCGCGGTCGACTACGTCAAGGAACGCAAGCAGTTCGGCACGGCCATCGCCGACTTCCAAGGCGTGCAGTTCATGCTCGCCGACATGGCGATGAAGATCGAGGCCGCCCGCCACATGGTCTACGTCTCGGCCGCACGCGCCGAGCGCGGTGAGGGCGAGCTCGGGTTCATCTCGGCAGCGGCCAAGTGCTACGCCTCCGATGTGGCCATGGAGGTCACCACCAACGCGGTGCAGCTGTTCGGTGGCGCAGGCTACACCCGCGACTTCCCGGTCGAGCGGATGATGCGCGATGCCAAGATCACCCAGATCTACGAGGGCACCAACCAGATCCAGCGCATGGTCATGGCCAGGACACTGCTGAAGTGA
- the murJ gene encoding murein biosynthesis integral membrane protein MurJ — MAVATMTSRISGLLAKVLLVAVLGLGVINDSYTVANTLPTVINELLLGGVLTSIAVPLLVRAQQDGPEHGESYAQWMMTMGAVLLVGATALAVAAAPLLTDLYLGSQTRANAALTTAFAYLLLPGVVFYGMSALLAAILNVRGVFGPPAWAPVVNNLVVIITLGVYTAVPGEISTHPVRMGDTKLLILGIGTALGITLQAVTMVLVLKRTGFRFRWRWGWDHRLSEFGSLAFWVLVYTIFSQIGMMVAIRVTSQGTPGSVATFHYAWLLSQMPYGVLGVSLLTALMPRISRAATEQDTENFVSDLSLGTRMSTVLLMPISALMLVAGDAIGVAFFSLGQGSVAAADRLGITLGFFAAGMVPFAITMLQLRAFYALKDSRTPAIINAIMVAVRSVLCYVSLAVLDPQHLVMGVAVAMSLSFLLGAIVGQIWLHARLGRLRTGSALISIARAAAASGVASAAAIAALGGIRALTGPLAPVPSAWLALSVESAVILVLSFGLLALFRVPELAPATERLRRLVRRE; from the coding sequence ATGGCCGTGGCCACCATGACCAGCCGGATCAGCGGCCTGCTCGCCAAGGTGCTCCTGGTGGCCGTGCTCGGCCTCGGCGTCATCAACGACTCCTACACGGTGGCCAACACCCTGCCGACGGTGATCAACGAACTCCTCCTCGGCGGTGTGCTCACCAGCATCGCCGTCCCACTGCTCGTTCGCGCCCAACAGGACGGGCCCGAACACGGCGAGTCCTATGCCCAGTGGATGATGACGATGGGCGCGGTGCTGCTGGTCGGTGCCACCGCGCTGGCCGTGGCGGCGGCTCCCCTGCTCACCGATCTCTACCTCGGCTCGCAGACACGCGCCAACGCCGCGCTGACCACCGCATTCGCCTACCTGCTCTTACCCGGCGTCGTCTTCTACGGCATGTCCGCCCTGTTGGCCGCGATCCTCAACGTCCGCGGAGTGTTCGGCCCACCCGCATGGGCTCCGGTGGTCAACAACCTTGTCGTGATCATCACCCTGGGGGTGTATACGGCAGTACCGGGGGAGATCTCCACCCACCCGGTCCGCATGGGTGATACCAAGCTGCTGATCCTGGGAATCGGCACCGCCCTGGGCATCACCTTGCAGGCCGTGACCATGGTGCTGGTGCTCAAACGCACCGGTTTCCGGTTCCGCTGGCGCTGGGGATGGGACCACCGGCTGTCCGAGTTCGGTTCGCTGGCGTTCTGGGTGCTGGTCTACACGATCTTCAGTCAGATCGGCATGATGGTGGCCATCCGCGTCACCAGCCAGGGCACTCCGGGCAGTGTGGCCACGTTTCACTACGCCTGGCTGCTGTCCCAAATGCCCTACGGGGTACTCGGCGTATCTCTGCTGACCGCACTCATGCCCCGGATCAGTCGCGCTGCCACCGAGCAGGACACCGAGAATTTCGTCAGTGACCTTTCTCTGGGCACCCGGATGAGCACGGTGCTGCTCATGCCGATCAGCGCGCTCATGCTCGTGGCAGGTGACGCCATCGGCGTCGCGTTCTTCTCGCTCGGCCAGGGCAGTGTGGCCGCCGCGGACCGGCTGGGAATCACGCTGGGCTTCTTCGCCGCAGGCATGGTGCCGTTCGCGATCACCATGCTGCAGCTACGGGCTTTCTACGCCCTGAAGGACTCACGCACCCCGGCGATCATCAACGCGATCATGGTCGCCGTCCGCAGCGTCCTGTGCTACGTATCCCTGGCCGTGCTCGACCCGCAGCACCTGGTCATGGGGGTCGCCGTCGCGATGTCGCTGAGCTTTCTGCTCGGCGCCATCGTCGGCCAGATCTGGCTGCACGCACGACTGGGGCGACTACGCACCGGCAGTGCCCTGATCAGCATCGCACGTGCCGCTGCCGCCTCGGGCGTGGCCTCCGCAGCCGCCATCGCCGCACTCGGCGGTATCCGCGCGTTGACGGGGCCACTCGCACCGGTGCCGTCGGCCTGGCTTGCGCTCAGCGTGGAAAGCGCGGTGATCCTCGTACTCAGTTTCGGCTTGCTGGCGCTGTTTCGGGTCCCCGAACTCGCACCGGCCACCGAACGACTCCGGCGGCTGGTCCGTCGCGAGTGA
- a CDS encoding type 1 glutamine amidotransferase encodes MTSESVLRIAVVLPDLLGTYGDRGNAIVLQRRLEWRGIPSEIVTILSASDPVPDSCDIYLLGGGEDVAQQAAVRFLSRGRGLQRAAHAGVPVLGICGGLQVLGTRFRTGDGAQHDGIGLVDVVSEPGHGRAIGEVTADSTLAGVGTLTGFENHLGRTELADGARPLGHVRHGIGNGYGEVEGVVSGHIVCTYLHGPILARNPALTDTILEWAVGGALAELPEFPELTALRAERTRAVGSGRA; translated from the coding sequence ATGACGAGTGAATCGGTACTGCGTATCGCGGTGGTCCTGCCGGACCTGCTGGGCACCTACGGTGATCGGGGCAATGCGATCGTGTTGCAGCGGCGACTGGAGTGGCGGGGTATTCCCAGTGAGATCGTGACGATCCTGTCCGCATCGGATCCGGTTCCCGACTCCTGCGACATCTACCTCCTCGGTGGTGGCGAGGACGTCGCCCAGCAAGCAGCAGTGCGGTTCCTGTCCCGCGGGCGGGGGCTGCAGCGCGCTGCGCATGCGGGGGTGCCCGTGCTGGGTATCTGCGGTGGGTTGCAGGTGCTGGGAACTCGCTTCCGAACCGGCGACGGAGCACAGCACGACGGGATCGGCCTGGTCGACGTCGTCAGCGAGCCGGGACACGGCCGCGCGATCGGTGAGGTGACGGCCGATTCCACGCTCGCCGGTGTCGGTACGCTGACCGGTTTCGAAAACCATCTCGGTCGCACGGAACTCGCCGACGGAGCCCGCCCCCTCGGCCATGTCCGGCACGGCATCGGAAACGGGTACGGCGAAGTGGAGGGTGTGGTCAGCGGCCACATCGTCTGCACCTACCTGCATGGTCCGATCCTGGCGCGCAATCCGGCGTTGACCGACACCATCCTGGAATGGGCCGTCGGTGGGGCGCTTGCCGAACTGCCCGAGTTTCCGGAGCTGACCGCGTTGCGCGCCGAACGCACTCGTGCGGTCGGTAGCGGGAGGGCGTGA
- a CDS encoding Mur ligase family protein — translation MRQTQAQSRDNDTRSNGDAVSAHGPATQQRWRVVAPTPKALSAALRPRGLRTVLAFTAGRTAATLSRRLGMGSGAIIGGRVAMTVQPRALPHLVRGTRVVMITGTNGKTTTTQMVAEALRASGETVSNATGANMLDGHVAALMMRPQASYAALEVDELHLAQVTGQFEPAVIVLLNLTRDQLDRVGEIRTVEHSIRRALRQAPGAHVVANSDDPNVVSAAADHPNVTWISGGGRWKDDALNCPRCGAFLENVDHDWRCSCGLSRPAADWTVDASGLTGPDGAHHELSLRLPGQVNRTNAAFALAAARELGGGIEAVLARIGSIDQAHGRYGTVVLAGRTVRLLLAKNPASWLEMLDLVSTHRRPLILVVNSQEADGYDVSWLWDIAFESLEDRGVTVAGERALDLAVRLRYAGVRCEVASSVPAALAAMSEDTPDVIANYTAFRDLFAKGTKP, via the coding sequence ATGAGACAGACGCAGGCACAGTCACGGGACAACGACACGCGCAGCAATGGTGACGCGGTTTCCGCGCACGGACCTGCCACACAGCAGCGATGGCGTGTGGTTGCGCCCACGCCGAAAGCACTGTCCGCGGCCCTGCGCCCGAGGGGTCTCCGAACGGTCCTGGCATTCACGGCGGGCAGGACGGCCGCCACCCTGTCCCGACGTCTGGGGATGGGAAGTGGTGCCATCATCGGCGGCCGTGTGGCGATGACGGTGCAGCCGAGAGCCCTGCCGCATCTGGTGCGGGGCACCCGCGTGGTCATGATCACCGGCACGAACGGCAAGACGACCACGACCCAGATGGTGGCTGAAGCGCTGCGAGCATCGGGGGAGACGGTCAGCAACGCCACCGGCGCCAACATGCTCGATGGTCATGTCGCGGCCTTGATGATGCGGCCACAGGCATCCTATGCCGCTCTCGAGGTCGACGAGTTGCACCTGGCCCAGGTGACGGGGCAGTTCGAGCCGGCGGTGATCGTGCTGCTCAACCTCACCCGGGACCAGCTCGACAGGGTCGGTGAGATCCGCACCGTCGAGCACAGCATCCGCCGGGCGCTGCGGCAGGCACCGGGGGCGCATGTGGTCGCCAATTCCGACGATCCCAATGTTGTTTCGGCGGCCGCCGACCATCCGAACGTCACCTGGATCTCAGGGGGAGGGCGTTGGAAGGACGATGCCCTCAACTGCCCACGGTGCGGTGCCTTCCTCGAGAATGTCGATCACGATTGGCGGTGCTCCTGCGGGTTGTCGCGCCCGGCGGCGGACTGGACCGTCGACGCGTCCGGCCTGACCGGGCCGGACGGTGCTCATCACGAGCTTTCCCTGCGACTGCCCGGGCAGGTGAACCGGACCAATGCCGCGTTTGCGTTGGCGGCGGCACGGGAACTGGGCGGCGGGATCGAAGCGGTACTGGCCCGTATCGGCAGCATCGATCAGGCCCACGGCCGCTACGGCACGGTGGTGCTGGCAGGGCGGACCGTGCGGTTGTTGCTGGCCAAGAACCCGGCGAGCTGGCTGGAGATGCTCGATCTGGTTTCGACGCATCGGCGACCGCTGATCCTCGTGGTCAACAGCCAGGAAGCCGACGGTTACGACGTGTCGTGGCTGTGGGACATCGCCTTCGAGTCACTGGAGGATCGTGGGGTGACGGTGGCGGGGGAGCGTGCCCTGGATCTGGCCGTGCGTCTGCGCTATGCCGGGGTGCGCTGTGAGGTCGCTTCGAGCGTGCCTGCCGCGCTGGCGGCGATGTCCGAGGACACGCCGGACGTGATCGCCAACTACACGGCTTTCCGTGACCTGTTCGCGAAGGGCACGAAACCATGA
- a CDS encoding siderophore-interacting protein, with translation MATNAPVRPGTATTVPAYVVFPAQVTGVRRLSPNLVRITFGGAELAGMTSGGLDQRSKLLFPLPGQDAPRLPEEDPTIRAVRAMPRRLRPVPRTYTIRAYRPESHEFDIDFVVHGDTGPGSAFAQRARLGDRIGVLGPNAHCEHIDRAGGVEYDLGMLGRHTLIVGDETALPAIGSILETLPAGVRATALVEIPEAADAQSLVTSAELDIHWLPRCELGRRRGTALLEELRSMPLPSDDVYAWVSGEASMVKAARRHLVDDRGLDRRAVTFMGYWRPGTTEDPQNDRG, from the coding sequence ATGGCCACGAACGCACCGGTCCGCCCCGGGACCGCGACCACGGTCCCCGCCTATGTGGTGTTTCCCGCCCAGGTCACAGGTGTGCGGCGATTGAGTCCGAATCTCGTCCGCATCACCTTCGGCGGTGCGGAGCTGGCCGGGATGACCAGCGGTGGACTGGATCAGCGGAGCAAACTGCTGTTTCCGCTACCGGGCCAGGACGCTCCCCGTCTGCCGGAGGAGGATCCGACGATCCGGGCGGTCCGAGCCATGCCACGACGGCTGCGTCCCGTGCCCCGGACCTACACGATCCGTGCCTACCGCCCGGAGAGCCATGAGTTCGACATCGACTTCGTGGTGCACGGCGACACCGGCCCCGGTTCGGCTTTTGCTCAACGTGCGCGACTCGGAGACCGCATCGGTGTTCTCGGGCCGAACGCGCACTGCGAGCACATCGACCGAGCGGGTGGCGTCGAATACGACCTCGGGATGCTGGGCAGACACACGCTGATCGTCGGCGACGAGACCGCGCTGCCCGCCATCGGCAGTATCCTGGAGACACTGCCTGCGGGGGTACGAGCGACCGCGTTGGTGGAGATTCCGGAAGCCGCCGATGCTCAGTCCTTGGTCACCTCCGCCGAATTGGACATCCACTGGCTTCCCCGGTGCGAACTCGGCAGGCGGCGGGGTACGGCGCTGCTGGAGGAGCTTCGATCCATGCCACTGCCGTCCGACGATGTGTACGCGTGGGTGTCCGGAGAGGCGAGCATGGTCAAGGCAGCCCGGCGACATCTGGTCGACGACCGTGGCCTCGACCGCCGCGCGGTCACCTTCATGGGCTACTGGCGTCCGGGAACGACCGAGGACCCGCAGAACGATCGCGGCTGA